One genomic window of Cannabis sativa cultivar Pink pepper isolate KNU-18-1 chromosome 2, ASM2916894v1, whole genome shotgun sequence includes the following:
- the LOC133035180 gene encoding putative disease resistance protein At1g50180: MADAVVSFVIERIGDLLIDEAKFLYGVKGQVGNAKIKLQCMSAFLKDADALVRNGDERVRLLVVQVRENALDLEDVIETYVFKVASSSNHGTIRRALKWCVRIVDVYKVGSKIKEISSNIDTWTSQLESLGVQRSIQKGDEASSSSYVQQQRKLRQAYSYVEDNHVVGFDNDIKDLVGLLTEKENPHKHKVISVCGMGGLGKTTLARKVYQHPHVRTHFDCYAWASISQQCNTRQVLEGIYFAFTSPTDAQRNHIKNLTDDELAKELYNFQKQKKCLVVLDDIWTPTTWDLLQHAFPTTTQGDAHSKILLTTRNKVVALHADPHGFIHEPHLLNDKESWELFQNKCYSIGTDPSDSNDDKERKKEVAVEMLKKCSGLPLAIIVLAGLLSKKHTIRDWELMKANVILCIGEGDQQHDVDSNYRGVSGVLGLSYSELPRHLKPCFLYLARYAEDVPIRVKELCLVLIAEGFISPRRGPVETLEEVAYDWLCELVERSMIQVKEMSSTEGRIKSFCIHDLMRDLCVSKAQEENFLHFTDWQNKGEQPIEANVRRVSIYDNEYLYDGDFIHMFRNKDGSLRCLVLHDGNSIIGQEKRVLRHACNHFLKLRVLIIGHEYRYSRSTLKLPKEIGNLIHLRLLSIPHWKFETIPSSFGNLRCLQTLRVRIQSDIIIPSSVCKLDQLRHLYLITEDGNGIEFGNFLRSTKSRNLQTLVGISTKDLLLSDLLQLESLKKLGIRVDRNFVTFLHNPQSLTFTRLLSLQMDNRFRTKIDIVPLILSCPHIYKLSVGSPIVRLPEVNQFSPNLIKLKLTGLLLEDDPMPTLEKLPKLRVLVIGSGTFIGDEMVCSRGGFPRLESLELISLYNLKEWKVEESALPTLAYLRIEICRELRRVPDGVRNIVTLNEMVIDYMPKKFNERMKEGGDDFHKVNHVPSRVFIDCDWD; the protein is encoded by the exons ATGGCAGATGCTGTTGTTTCATTTGTGATTGAAAGGATTGGAGACTTGCTAATTGATGAAGCCAAGTTCTTGTATGGAGTCAAAGGCCAAGTGGGGAATGCAAAAATCAAGCTTCAATGTATGAGTGCTTTCTTAAAAGATGCTGATGCTTTGGTAAGAAATGGTGATGAGAGAGTTCGCCTTTTGGTTGTCCAAGTCAGAGAAAATGCTCTTGACTTGGAGGATGTTATTGAGACTTATGTCTTCAAAGTGGCTTCCTCTTCAAATCATGGAACTATCAGACGTGCATTGAAGTGGTGTGTTCGCATTGTTGATGTGTATAAAGTTGGATCAAAGATAAAAGAGATCTCATCCAACATCGACACTTGGACTTCACAATTAGAATCACTTGGAGTACAAAGATCAATACAAAAAGGAGATGAAGCTTCTTCAAGCAGCTATGTCCAACAGCAAAGAAAGTTGAGGCAAGCTTATTCTTATGTTGAAGACAACCATGTTGTTGGATTTGATAATGATATTAAAGATTTGGTTGGCCTTTTGACTGAAAAAGAGAACCCTCATAAGCATAAGGTGATCTCTGTATGTGGGATGGGTGGTTTGGGCAAAACTACTCTTGCAAGAAAGGTCTATCAGCATCCTCATGTCAGGACTCACTTTGACTGTTATGCTTGGGCCTCAATATCTCAGCAGTGTAATACACGCCAAGTCTTGGAAGGAATTTACTTTGCTTTCACTTCGCCCACAGATGCACAAAGAAATCACATCAAAAACTTAACGGATGATGAATTAGCCAAGGAGCTTTACAACTTCCAGAAACAGAAAAAATGTTTGGTAGTCCTTGATGATATATGGACCCCAACAACATGGGATCTTCTACAACATGCATTCCCTACTACTACTCAAGGAGACGCACATAGCAAGATCTTACTCACTACTCGGAATAAGGTTGTAGCTTTGCACGCCGATCCACATGGTTTCATCCATGAACCTCATTTGCTCAATGACAAGGAGAGTTGGGAGCTATTTCAGAATAAGTGCTATTCTATTGGAACAGATCCATCAG ATTCAAATGATGATAAAGAAAGGAAGAAAGAAGTAGCGGTAGAGATGCTTAAAAAGTGCTCTGGTCTGCCATTAGCCATCATTGTGCTCGCTGGTCTTCTATCTAAGAAACACACCATCCGTGACTGGGAGTTGATGAAAGCAAATGTAATTCTGTGCATAGGTGAAGGTGATCAACAACATGATGTTGACTCAAATTACCGTGGTGTTTCAGGGGTCTTGGGTTTGAGTTACAGCGAGTTACCACGTCACTTGAAGCCTTGTTTTCTGTACTTGGCTCGTTACGCGGAAGATGTCCCAATCAGAGTAAAAGAGTTATGTCTTGTACTCATAGCAGAAGGTTTTATATCGCCAAGAAGAGGGCCTGTGGAAACTTTGGAGGAAGTGGCATATGATTGGTTGTGTGAGTTGGTAGAGAGGAGTATGATTCAGGTCAAAGAAATGAGTTCAACTGAAGGAAGGATAAAGTCATTTTGCATTCATGATCTGATGAGAGACTTGTGTGTGTCTAAAGCCCAAGAAGAAAACTTTCTACATTTTACTGATTGGCAGAATAAAGGAGAACAGCCAATAGAAGCAAACGTACGAAGAGTTTCCATCTATGATAATGAATATTTGTATGATGGTGATTTTATTCATATGTTTAGAAACAAAGATGGCTCTCTCAGGTGCCTTGTTCTACATGATGGAAATTCGATTATTGGTCAAGAAAAAAGAGTATTGAGACATGCATGCAATCACTTTTTGAAGCTTAGAGTTTTGATTATTGGTCATGAATATAGGTATTCCAGATCTACTTTGAAGTTGCCTAAAGAAATTGGGAATCTGATCCATCTAAGGTTATTAAGTATTCCTCATTGGAAATTCGAAACGATTCCATCTTCATTTGGGAATTTAAGATGCCTCCAGACTTTGAGAGTAAGGATCCAGAGTGATATCATAATACCAAGTTCAGTGTGCAAGTTGGATCAACTGAGGCATCTATATCTTATCACTGAGGATGGTAATGGCATAGAATTTGGTAATTTCTTGAGGTCAACTAAGTCTAGAAATTTACAAACATTGGTAGGTATTAGTACTAAGGATCTTCTACTGAGTGATCTTCTACAGTTGGAGAGTCTCAAGAAATTAGGGATTCGTGTGGATCGAAATTTTGTGACATTCTTACACAATCCCCAATCTCTCACATTCACTCGTCTTCTGTCTTTACAAATGGATAATCGTTTTCGCACCAAGATAgatattgttcctttgataTTAAGCTGTCCTCACATTTATAAGCTTAGTGTAGGCTCTCCTATAGTAAGATTACCAGAAGTCAACCAATTCTCCCCAAATCTCATCAAGTTGAAGTTGACTGGGCTGTTACTTGAGGATGATCCAATGCCAACATTAGAAAAGCTACCAAAATTAAGAGTCCTTGTCATTGGATCTGGTACCTTCATAGGGGATGAGATGGTGTGCTCAAGAGGAGGTTTCCCTCGACTTGAATCTCTTGAGCTTATTAGTCTATATAACTTGAAAGAGTGGAAAGTGGAGGAGAGTGCATTGCCTACCCTTGCCTATTTGCGTATTGAGATATGCAGGGAATTGAGGAGAGTTCCAGATGGAGTAAGAAACATTGTTACACTCAATGAGATGGTCATAGATTATATGCCTAAGAAATTCAATGAAAGAATGAAGGAAGGAGGAGACGATTTCCACAAAGTCAACCACGTGCCATCACGTGTATTCATCGATTGTGATTGGG